The Engystomops pustulosus chromosome 9, aEngPut4.maternal, whole genome shotgun sequence genome includes a window with the following:
- the RAPGEF1 gene encoding rap guanine nucleotide exchange factor 1 isoform X3, translated as MSGRIEKADSQRSHLSSFTMKLKDKFHSPKIIKRTPSKKGKPADLTVKTEEKPVNKTLSRLEEQEKEVVNALRYFKTIVDKMAVDKMVLVMLPGSASKVLEAILPLVQADTHSQQSTAISSCYSRVYQSLANLIRWSDQVMLEGVNCEDKEMVATVKDVIKAVLDGVKELVRLMIEKQERPSPTSPVKPALPACKSDSTQDLPLSERELEILNKTPEPCKEAPADSVEADELAPPKPPLPGIRVVENGPPPALPPKKRQSAPSPTRVAVVAPMSRATSGSSIPLGTSAQDFEVNCYAHRRLSGGSQSYGGESPRLSPCSSIGKLSKSDEQLSSLDRDSGQCSRNTSCETLDNYDPDYEFLQQDLSSADQVLGQVTGVLSPLPESLGESGSPFHGQNFQLPPNTPQSSETSHPSALETPPALPEKKRRSAVSYNSDGSRVCYERHPSQYDNISEDDLLLPPSCTPFAAVSPFQVGNISQTEFLTDFGAVECDDIPEKPPPLPEKKNKHMMTYMRFVEDYSEPQPSVFYQTPQNEHIYQQKNKHLREVYGFNDSFSGSETGVERAPPPALPPKQRQLQASFAASSFSSVSYCAQPTKGVFTPEDSGHPQGISLSVSNCFLSRHGSFPVPSYKSVFRSYSQDFAPHSQAPALPLLNPAIFYSSRYSPVLPDPAPPPPAPLCPSLPSSQGGSSCGTPPACLPLQTPADSPLPGDGHQRASSQPSVPGSESHETSERSLNSTEGADAEEPEEEESEETDELSLVDHNEIMSRLTLKQEGDDGPDVRGGSGDILLVHATETDRKDLVLYCEAFLTTYRTFISPEELIQKLQYRYERFCHFQDTFKQRVSKNTFFVLVRVVDELCLVELTDEILKLLMELVFRLVCKGELSLARVLRKNILEKVDNKRMQRHSNSALRPLAARGVAARPGTLHDFHSHEIAEQLTLLDAELFYKIEIPEVLLWAKEQNEEKSPNLTQFTEHFNNMSYWVRSIIMLQEKAQDRERLLLKFIKIMKHLRKLNNFNSYLAILSALDSAPIRRLEWQKQTSEGLAEYCTLIDSSSSFRAYRAALSEVEPPCIPYLGLILQDLTFVHLGNPDHIDGKVNFSKRWQQFNILDSMRRFQQVHYEIRRNDDIISFFNDFSDHLAEEALWELSLKIKPRNITRRKTERDEKT; from the exons ATGTCCGGGAGAATAGAGAAAGCAG ACAGCCAGCGCTCCCACCTCTCCTCCTTCACCATGAAACTGAAGGACAAGTTCCATTCACCTAAAATTATCAAGAGGACCCCCTCAAAGAAAGGGAAGCCGGCCGACCTGACTGTAAAAACCGAGGAGAAACCCGTAAACAAG ACCCTGAGCcgcctggaggagcaggagaaggaggtggTCAATGCTCTGCGTTACTTTAAGACTATAGTGGACAAGATGGCCGTAGACAAGATGGTGTTGGTTATGCTCCCTGGCTCGGCTAGCAAAGTCCTGGAAGCTATTCTGCCCTTGGTCCAGGCGGACACGCACTCTCAGCAAAG CACCGCCATCTCTTCTTGCTACAGCCGGGTCTACCAGTCTCTTGCAAACCTCATCCGCTGGTCCGATCAAGTGATGCTGGAAGGCGTAAACTGCGAGGACAAGGAGATGGTGGCGACCGTGAAGGATGTCATAAAGGCCGTGCTGGACGGAGTGAAG GAGTTGGTACGATTGATGATTGAGAAGCAGGAGCGTCCATCTCCCACCAGTCCTGTGAAGCCGGCCTTACCAGCGTGCAAATCAGACAG CACACAAGACTTGCCTCTGTCAGAGAGAGAACTGGAGATTCTTAACAAGACCCCCGAGCCTTGTAAGGAAGCCCCTGCAGACAGTGTGGAAGCAGATGAGCTCGCTCCACCCAAACCCCCATTACCTGGTATCCGAGTGGTGGAAAATGG TCCACCTCCTGCCTTACCCCCAAAGAAAAGACAATCTGCACCTTCACCCACCCGAGTTGCTGTTGTGGCACCTATGAGTCGAGCTACCAGTGGGTCTAGTATACCCCTTGGCACCAGTGCCCAG GATTTTGAAGTGAATTGTTACGCTCATCGCCGCCTATCCGGAGGAAGCCAGTCATACGGCGGAGAGTCTCCtcgcttgtcgccatgtagtagtATAGGAAAACTTAGTAAATCTGATGAGCAGCTCTCCTCCCTTGATAGGGATAGTGGGCAGTGCTCCCGAAATACCAGCTGTGAGACTCTAG ATAACTATGACCCAGACTACGAGTTCCTGCAGCAGGACCTGTCCAGCGCAGACCAGGTGCTGGGCCAAGTCACCGGAGTCCTCAGTCCTCTCCCCGAATCCCTCGGAGAGTCTGGTTCCCCATTTCATGGACAAAATTTTCAGTTACCTCCCAACACCCCCCAAAGCTCTGAAACCTCTCACCCCTCGGCCTTAGAAACCCCCCCTGCCCTTCCGGAGAAGAAGCGTAGGAGCGCCGTCTCGTACAACTCTGATGGCTCCCGCGTCTGCTACGAGCGCCACCCCTCCCAGTACGACAACATCTCCGAGGACGACCTGCTGCTGCCTCCTTCTTGTACTCCTTTTGCCGCTGTTTCGCCTTTTCAGGTGGGGAACATCTCGCAGACGGAGTTCCTGACAGACTTTGGCGCGGTGGAGTGTGATGACATCCCAGAGAAGCCGCCTCCTCTACCAGAGAAGAAGAACAAGCACA TGATGACATACATGCGCTTCGTGGAGGATTACTCCGAGCCGCAACCTTCGGTTTTCTACCAGACGCCGCAGAATGAGCATATCTATCAGCAGAAGAACAAACACCTGCGCGAGGTCTATGGCTTTAACGATTCATTCAGCGGCTCTGAGACGGGTGTAGAGCGCGCCCCGCCACCCGCTCTGCCCCCCAAGCAGAGGCAGCTG CAGGCCTCCTTTGCTGCTTCTTCCTTCTCCTCTGTCTCGTATTGTGCACAGCCAACCAAAGGGGTCTTCACACCTGAGGACAGCGGCCACCCTCAGGGCATCAGTCTGTCAGTCTCTAACTGCTTTCTGAGCCGCCATGGCTCTTTCCCTGTGCCTTCG TACAAATCAGTTTTCCGCTCGTACTCCCAGGATTTTGCCCCTCACAGTCAGGCTCCTGCCCTACCCCTGCTGAATCCTGCCATCTTTTATTCTTCCCGCTACTCCCCGGTCCTTCCAGATCCGGcgccccctcccccagctcctctGTGCCCTTCATTACCCTCCTCTCAGGGTGGCAGCTCCTGCGGGACccctcctgcctgccttcctctgCAGACGCCAGCG GATTCGCCTTTACCTGGAGACGGACACCAAAGAGCCTCATCCCAGCCCAGCGTGCCCGGCAGCGAGAGCCACGAGACCTCCGAAAG GAGCCTAAATTCCACAGAAGGAGCCGAtgcggaggagccggaggaggaagAAAGTGAGGAGACGGATGAGCTTTCTCTGGTGGATCACAACGAGATTATGTCCCGACTCACACTAAAGCAAGAG GGGGACGATGGTCCTGATGTGAGGGGCGGCTCTGGAGACATCCTGCTTGTCCACGCCACCGAGACAGACCGCAAAG ATTTGGTTCTGTACTGCGAGGCCTTTCTGACCACGTACCGGACATTCATCTCACCTGAGGAGCTGATTCAGAAGCTTCAGTACAG ATATGAGCGGTTCTGTCACTTCCAGGACACGTTCAAGCAGCGAGTCAGTAAAAACACCTTCTTTGTGCTGGTGAGAGTGGTGGACGAGCTGTG CCTGGTGGAGCTCACAGACGAGATCCTgaagctgctgatggagctggtgTTCCGGCTGGTGTGTAAGGGGGAGCTGAGCCTGGCGCGGGTGCTGCGCAAGAACATCCTGGAGAAAGTGGACAATAAGAGGATGCAGAGACATAGTAACTCTGCCCTGAGGCCGCTCGCTGCCCGGGGGGTGGCTGCcag GCCGGGGACGCTGCACGACTTCCACAGTCATGAGATTGCCGAGCAGCTGACTCTTCTGGACGCTGAACTCTTCTACAAAATCGAG ATCCCCGAGGTCCTTTTGTGGGCAAAAGAACAAAATGAGGAGAAGAGTCCAAACCTGACCCAGTTCACCGAGCATTTCAACAACATGTCCTATTG GGTGCGCTCCATCATCATGCTGCAGGAGAAGGCGCAGGACCGAGAGAGGCTGCTGCTAAAATTCATCAAAATTATGAAA CATCTAAGAAAACTCAATAACTTCAACTCATACCTGGCCATCCTGTCGGCGCTGGACTCAGCACCCATCCGGCGACTGGAGTGGCAGAAGCAGACGTCAGAG GGCCTTGCTGAATACTGCActttgattgacagctcctcGTCCTTCCGAGCGTACCGAGCTGCTCTGTCTGAGG
- the RAPGEF1 gene encoding rap guanine nucleotide exchange factor 1 isoform X7: MSGRIEKADSQRSHLSSFTMKLKDKFHSPKIIKRTPSKKGKPADLTVKTEEKPVNKTLSRLEEQEKEVVNALRYFKTIVDKMAVDKMVLVMLPGSASKVLEAILPLVQADTHSQQSTAISSCYSRVYQSLANLIRWSDQVMLEGVNCEDKEMVATVKDVIKAVLDGVKELVRLMIEKQERPSPTSPVKPALPACKSDSTQDLPLSERELEILNKTPEPCKEAPADSVEADELAPPKPPLPGIRVVENGPPPALPPKKRQSAPSPTRVAVVAPMSRATSGSSIPLGTSAQDFEVNCYAHRRLSGGSQSYGGESPRLSPCSSIGKLSKSDEQLSSLDRDSGQCSRNTSCETLDNYDPDYEFLQQDLSSADQVLGQVTGVLSPLPESLGESGSPFHGQNFQLPPNTPQSSETSHPSALETPPALPEKKRRSAVSYNSDGSRVCYERHPSQYDNISEDDLLLPPSCTPFAAVSPFQVGNISQTEFLTDFGAVECDDIPEKPPPLPEKKNKHMMTYMRFVEDYSEPQPSVFYQTPQNEHIYQQKNKHLREVYGFNDSFSGSETGVERAPPPALPPKQRQLDSPLPGDGHQRASSQPSVPGSESHETSERSLNSTEGADAEEPEEEESEETDELSLVDHNEIMSRLTLKQEGDDGPDVRGGSGDILLVHATETDRKDLVLYCEAFLTTYRTFISPEELIQKLQYRYERFCHFQDTFKQRVSKNTFFVLVRVVDELCLVELTDEILKLLMELVFRLVCKGELSLARVLRKNILEKVDNKRMQRHSNSALRPLAARGVAARPGTLHDFHSHEIAEQLTLLDAELFYKIEIPEVLLWAKEQNEEKSPNLTQFTEHFNNMSYWVRSIIMLQEKAQDRERLLLKFIKIMKHLRKLNNFNSYLAILSALDSAPIRRLEWQKQTSEGLAEYCTLIDSSSSFRAYRAALSEVEPPCIPYLGLILQDLTFVHLGNPDHIDGKVNFSKRWQQFNILDSMRRFQQVHYEIRRNDDIISFFNDFSDHLAEEALWELSLKIKPRNITRRKTERDEKT, from the exons ATGTCCGGGAGAATAGAGAAAGCAG ACAGCCAGCGCTCCCACCTCTCCTCCTTCACCATGAAACTGAAGGACAAGTTCCATTCACCTAAAATTATCAAGAGGACCCCCTCAAAGAAAGGGAAGCCGGCCGACCTGACTGTAAAAACCGAGGAGAAACCCGTAAACAAG ACCCTGAGCcgcctggaggagcaggagaaggaggtggTCAATGCTCTGCGTTACTTTAAGACTATAGTGGACAAGATGGCCGTAGACAAGATGGTGTTGGTTATGCTCCCTGGCTCGGCTAGCAAAGTCCTGGAAGCTATTCTGCCCTTGGTCCAGGCGGACACGCACTCTCAGCAAAG CACCGCCATCTCTTCTTGCTACAGCCGGGTCTACCAGTCTCTTGCAAACCTCATCCGCTGGTCCGATCAAGTGATGCTGGAAGGCGTAAACTGCGAGGACAAGGAGATGGTGGCGACCGTGAAGGATGTCATAAAGGCCGTGCTGGACGGAGTGAAG GAGTTGGTACGATTGATGATTGAGAAGCAGGAGCGTCCATCTCCCACCAGTCCTGTGAAGCCGGCCTTACCAGCGTGCAAATCAGACAG CACACAAGACTTGCCTCTGTCAGAGAGAGAACTGGAGATTCTTAACAAGACCCCCGAGCCTTGTAAGGAAGCCCCTGCAGACAGTGTGGAAGCAGATGAGCTCGCTCCACCCAAACCCCCATTACCTGGTATCCGAGTGGTGGAAAATGG TCCACCTCCTGCCTTACCCCCAAAGAAAAGACAATCTGCACCTTCACCCACCCGAGTTGCTGTTGTGGCACCTATGAGTCGAGCTACCAGTGGGTCTAGTATACCCCTTGGCACCAGTGCCCAG GATTTTGAAGTGAATTGTTACGCTCATCGCCGCCTATCCGGAGGAAGCCAGTCATACGGCGGAGAGTCTCCtcgcttgtcgccatgtagtagtATAGGAAAACTTAGTAAATCTGATGAGCAGCTCTCCTCCCTTGATAGGGATAGTGGGCAGTGCTCCCGAAATACCAGCTGTGAGACTCTAG ATAACTATGACCCAGACTACGAGTTCCTGCAGCAGGACCTGTCCAGCGCAGACCAGGTGCTGGGCCAAGTCACCGGAGTCCTCAGTCCTCTCCCCGAATCCCTCGGAGAGTCTGGTTCCCCATTTCATGGACAAAATTTTCAGTTACCTCCCAACACCCCCCAAAGCTCTGAAACCTCTCACCCCTCGGCCTTAGAAACCCCCCCTGCCCTTCCGGAGAAGAAGCGTAGGAGCGCCGTCTCGTACAACTCTGATGGCTCCCGCGTCTGCTACGAGCGCCACCCCTCCCAGTACGACAACATCTCCGAGGACGACCTGCTGCTGCCTCCTTCTTGTACTCCTTTTGCCGCTGTTTCGCCTTTTCAGGTGGGGAACATCTCGCAGACGGAGTTCCTGACAGACTTTGGCGCGGTGGAGTGTGATGACATCCCAGAGAAGCCGCCTCCTCTACCAGAGAAGAAGAACAAGCACA TGATGACATACATGCGCTTCGTGGAGGATTACTCCGAGCCGCAACCTTCGGTTTTCTACCAGACGCCGCAGAATGAGCATATCTATCAGCAGAAGAACAAACACCTGCGCGAGGTCTATGGCTTTAACGATTCATTCAGCGGCTCTGAGACGGGTGTAGAGCGCGCCCCGCCACCCGCTCTGCCCCCCAAGCAGAGGCAGCTG GATTCGCCTTTACCTGGAGACGGACACCAAAGAGCCTCATCCCAGCCCAGCGTGCCCGGCAGCGAGAGCCACGAGACCTCCGAAAG GAGCCTAAATTCCACAGAAGGAGCCGAtgcggaggagccggaggaggaagAAAGTGAGGAGACGGATGAGCTTTCTCTGGTGGATCACAACGAGATTATGTCCCGACTCACACTAAAGCAAGAG GGGGACGATGGTCCTGATGTGAGGGGCGGCTCTGGAGACATCCTGCTTGTCCACGCCACCGAGACAGACCGCAAAG ATTTGGTTCTGTACTGCGAGGCCTTTCTGACCACGTACCGGACATTCATCTCACCTGAGGAGCTGATTCAGAAGCTTCAGTACAG ATATGAGCGGTTCTGTCACTTCCAGGACACGTTCAAGCAGCGAGTCAGTAAAAACACCTTCTTTGTGCTGGTGAGAGTGGTGGACGAGCTGTG CCTGGTGGAGCTCACAGACGAGATCCTgaagctgctgatggagctggtgTTCCGGCTGGTGTGTAAGGGGGAGCTGAGCCTGGCGCGGGTGCTGCGCAAGAACATCCTGGAGAAAGTGGACAATAAGAGGATGCAGAGACATAGTAACTCTGCCCTGAGGCCGCTCGCTGCCCGGGGGGTGGCTGCcag GCCGGGGACGCTGCACGACTTCCACAGTCATGAGATTGCCGAGCAGCTGACTCTTCTGGACGCTGAACTCTTCTACAAAATCGAG ATCCCCGAGGTCCTTTTGTGGGCAAAAGAACAAAATGAGGAGAAGAGTCCAAACCTGACCCAGTTCACCGAGCATTTCAACAACATGTCCTATTG GGTGCGCTCCATCATCATGCTGCAGGAGAAGGCGCAGGACCGAGAGAGGCTGCTGCTAAAATTCATCAAAATTATGAAA CATCTAAGAAAACTCAATAACTTCAACTCATACCTGGCCATCCTGTCGGCGCTGGACTCAGCACCCATCCGGCGACTGGAGTGGCAGAAGCAGACGTCAGAG GGCCTTGCTGAATACTGCActttgattgacagctcctcGTCCTTCCGAGCGTACCGAGCTGCTCTGTCTGAGG
- the RAPGEF1 gene encoding rap guanine nucleotide exchange factor 1 isoform X2 produces MSGRIEKADSQRSHLSSFTMKLKDKFHSPKIIKRTPSKKGKPADLTVKTEEKPVNKTLSRLEEQEKEVVNALRYFKTIVDKMAVDKMVLVMLPGSASKVLEAILPLVQADTHSQQSTAISSCYSRVYQSLANLIRWSDQVMLEGVNCEDKEMVATVKDVIKAVLDGVKELVRLMIEKQERPSPTSPVKPALPACKSDSTQDLPLSERELEILNKTPEPCKEAPADSVEADELAPPKPPLPGIRVVENGPPPALPPKKRQSAPSPTRVAVVAPMSRATSGSSIPLGTSAQDFEVNCYAHRRLSGGSQSYGGESPRLSPCSSIGKLSKSDEQLSSLDRDSGQCSRNTSCETLDNYDPDYEFLQQDLSSADQVLGQVTGVLSPLPESLGESGSPFHGQNFQLPPNTPQSSETSHPSALETPPALPEKKRRSAVSYNSDGSRVCYERHPSQYDNISEDDLLLPPSCTPFAAVSPFQVGNISQTEFLTDFGAVECDDIPEKPPPLPEKKNKHMMTYMRFVEDYSEPQPSVFYQTPQNEHIYQQKNKHLREVYGFNDSFSGSETGVERAPPPALPPKQRQLASFAASSFSSVSYCAQPTKGVFTPEDSGHPQGISLSVSNCFLSRHGSFPVPSYKSVFRSYSQDFAPHSQAPALPLLNPAIFYSSRYSPVLPDPAPPPPAPLCPSLPSSQGGSSCGTPPACLPLQTPANENTSEEAGDGEYVNLYSSAQSNGAPLPCDGDSPLPGDGHQRASSQPSVPGSESHETSERSLNSTEGADAEEPEEEESEETDELSLVDHNEIMSRLTLKQEGDDGPDVRGGSGDILLVHATETDRKDLVLYCEAFLTTYRTFISPEELIQKLQYRYERFCHFQDTFKQRVSKNTFFVLVRVVDELCLVELTDEILKLLMELVFRLVCKGELSLARVLRKNILEKVDNKRMQRHSNSALRPLAARGVAARPGTLHDFHSHEIAEQLTLLDAELFYKIEIPEVLLWAKEQNEEKSPNLTQFTEHFNNMSYWVRSIIMLQEKAQDRERLLLKFIKIMKHLRKLNNFNSYLAILSALDSAPIRRLEWQKQTSEGLAEYCTLIDSSSSFRAYRAALSEVEPPCIPYLGLILQDLTFVHLGNPDHIDGKVNFSKRWQQFNILDSMRRFQQVHYEIRRNDDIISFFNDFSDHLAEEALWELSLKIKPRNITRRKTERDEKT; encoded by the exons ATGTCCGGGAGAATAGAGAAAGCAG ACAGCCAGCGCTCCCACCTCTCCTCCTTCACCATGAAACTGAAGGACAAGTTCCATTCACCTAAAATTATCAAGAGGACCCCCTCAAAGAAAGGGAAGCCGGCCGACCTGACTGTAAAAACCGAGGAGAAACCCGTAAACAAG ACCCTGAGCcgcctggaggagcaggagaaggaggtggTCAATGCTCTGCGTTACTTTAAGACTATAGTGGACAAGATGGCCGTAGACAAGATGGTGTTGGTTATGCTCCCTGGCTCGGCTAGCAAAGTCCTGGAAGCTATTCTGCCCTTGGTCCAGGCGGACACGCACTCTCAGCAAAG CACCGCCATCTCTTCTTGCTACAGCCGGGTCTACCAGTCTCTTGCAAACCTCATCCGCTGGTCCGATCAAGTGATGCTGGAAGGCGTAAACTGCGAGGACAAGGAGATGGTGGCGACCGTGAAGGATGTCATAAAGGCCGTGCTGGACGGAGTGAAG GAGTTGGTACGATTGATGATTGAGAAGCAGGAGCGTCCATCTCCCACCAGTCCTGTGAAGCCGGCCTTACCAGCGTGCAAATCAGACAG CACACAAGACTTGCCTCTGTCAGAGAGAGAACTGGAGATTCTTAACAAGACCCCCGAGCCTTGTAAGGAAGCCCCTGCAGACAGTGTGGAAGCAGATGAGCTCGCTCCACCCAAACCCCCATTACCTGGTATCCGAGTGGTGGAAAATGG TCCACCTCCTGCCTTACCCCCAAAGAAAAGACAATCTGCACCTTCACCCACCCGAGTTGCTGTTGTGGCACCTATGAGTCGAGCTACCAGTGGGTCTAGTATACCCCTTGGCACCAGTGCCCAG GATTTTGAAGTGAATTGTTACGCTCATCGCCGCCTATCCGGAGGAAGCCAGTCATACGGCGGAGAGTCTCCtcgcttgtcgccatgtagtagtATAGGAAAACTTAGTAAATCTGATGAGCAGCTCTCCTCCCTTGATAGGGATAGTGGGCAGTGCTCCCGAAATACCAGCTGTGAGACTCTAG ATAACTATGACCCAGACTACGAGTTCCTGCAGCAGGACCTGTCCAGCGCAGACCAGGTGCTGGGCCAAGTCACCGGAGTCCTCAGTCCTCTCCCCGAATCCCTCGGAGAGTCTGGTTCCCCATTTCATGGACAAAATTTTCAGTTACCTCCCAACACCCCCCAAAGCTCTGAAACCTCTCACCCCTCGGCCTTAGAAACCCCCCCTGCCCTTCCGGAGAAGAAGCGTAGGAGCGCCGTCTCGTACAACTCTGATGGCTCCCGCGTCTGCTACGAGCGCCACCCCTCCCAGTACGACAACATCTCCGAGGACGACCTGCTGCTGCCTCCTTCTTGTACTCCTTTTGCCGCTGTTTCGCCTTTTCAGGTGGGGAACATCTCGCAGACGGAGTTCCTGACAGACTTTGGCGCGGTGGAGTGTGATGACATCCCAGAGAAGCCGCCTCCTCTACCAGAGAAGAAGAACAAGCACA TGATGACATACATGCGCTTCGTGGAGGATTACTCCGAGCCGCAACCTTCGGTTTTCTACCAGACGCCGCAGAATGAGCATATCTATCAGCAGAAGAACAAACACCTGCGCGAGGTCTATGGCTTTAACGATTCATTCAGCGGCTCTGAGACGGGTGTAGAGCGCGCCCCGCCACCCGCTCTGCCCCCCAAGCAGAGGCAGCTG GCCTCCTTTGCTGCTTCTTCCTTCTCCTCTGTCTCGTATTGTGCACAGCCAACCAAAGGGGTCTTCACACCTGAGGACAGCGGCCACCCTCAGGGCATCAGTCTGTCAGTCTCTAACTGCTTTCTGAGCCGCCATGGCTCTTTCCCTGTGCCTTCG TACAAATCAGTTTTCCGCTCGTACTCCCAGGATTTTGCCCCTCACAGTCAGGCTCCTGCCCTACCCCTGCTGAATCCTGCCATCTTTTATTCTTCCCGCTACTCCCCGGTCCTTCCAGATCCGGcgccccctcccccagctcctctGTGCCCTTCATTACCCTCCTCTCAGGGTGGCAGCTCCTGCGGGACccctcctgcctgccttcctctgCAGACGCCAGCG AATGAAAATACAAGTGAGGAGGCGGGAGATGGGGAATACGTCAACCTGTACTCCTCCGCGCAAAGCAACGGAGCCCCCCTGCCCTGTGATGGT GATTCGCCTTTACCTGGAGACGGACACCAAAGAGCCTCATCCCAGCCCAGCGTGCCCGGCAGCGAGAGCCACGAGACCTCCGAAAG GAGCCTAAATTCCACAGAAGGAGCCGAtgcggaggagccggaggaggaagAAAGTGAGGAGACGGATGAGCTTTCTCTGGTGGATCACAACGAGATTATGTCCCGACTCACACTAAAGCAAGAG GGGGACGATGGTCCTGATGTGAGGGGCGGCTCTGGAGACATCCTGCTTGTCCACGCCACCGAGACAGACCGCAAAG ATTTGGTTCTGTACTGCGAGGCCTTTCTGACCACGTACCGGACATTCATCTCACCTGAGGAGCTGATTCAGAAGCTTCAGTACAG ATATGAGCGGTTCTGTCACTTCCAGGACACGTTCAAGCAGCGAGTCAGTAAAAACACCTTCTTTGTGCTGGTGAGAGTGGTGGACGAGCTGTG CCTGGTGGAGCTCACAGACGAGATCCTgaagctgctgatggagctggtgTTCCGGCTGGTGTGTAAGGGGGAGCTGAGCCTGGCGCGGGTGCTGCGCAAGAACATCCTGGAGAAAGTGGACAATAAGAGGATGCAGAGACATAGTAACTCTGCCCTGAGGCCGCTCGCTGCCCGGGGGGTGGCTGCcag GCCGGGGACGCTGCACGACTTCCACAGTCATGAGATTGCCGAGCAGCTGACTCTTCTGGACGCTGAACTCTTCTACAAAATCGAG ATCCCCGAGGTCCTTTTGTGGGCAAAAGAACAAAATGAGGAGAAGAGTCCAAACCTGACCCAGTTCACCGAGCATTTCAACAACATGTCCTATTG GGTGCGCTCCATCATCATGCTGCAGGAGAAGGCGCAGGACCGAGAGAGGCTGCTGCTAAAATTCATCAAAATTATGAAA CATCTAAGAAAACTCAATAACTTCAACTCATACCTGGCCATCCTGTCGGCGCTGGACTCAGCACCCATCCGGCGACTGGAGTGGCAGAAGCAGACGTCAGAG GGCCTTGCTGAATACTGCActttgattgacagctcctcGTCCTTCCGAGCGTACCGAGCTGCTCTGTCTGAGG